From the genome of Aspergillus fumigatus Af293 chromosome 1, whole genome shotgun sequence, one region includes:
- a CDS encoding nucleotide diphosphatase: protein MADSKDKLLSQVDDITPDPPPAYDASAAPTPRLPRPPPLSLPVLNHLRTKRVILASASPRRRQILSLLGLPFEVIPSDAVEDFPKTMEPFEYVLATATKKAQAVYSAEINNEEKGEPALILAADTVVVDNLSGSILEKPRSEAQHIAMLKMLRDNRMHKVYTAMVAMAPLESARQPGYALETHIEETDVVFDRDVTDDLIVAYVRTREGADKAGGYGLQGLGSILVESIQGSWDNVVGLPLKAALKLIEKVMAKADDDNGDEMLEGDEEEEE, encoded by the coding sequence ATGGCCGACTCGAAAGACAAACTACTGTCGCAGGTCGACGACATCACCCCCGACCCGCCGCCAGCCTACGATGCCAGCGCTGCACCCACCCCTCGTCTCCCACGCCCACCACCGCTCTCCCTCCCCGTCCTCAACCACCTGCGCACCAAACGCGTAATCCTCGCCTCGGCCTCACCCCGGCGTCGCCAGatcctctccctcctggGCCTCCCCTTCGAAGTCATCCCAAGCGATGCCGTCGAGGACTTCCCAAAGACAATGGAACCCTTCGAGTACGTCCTCGCAACGGCAACCAAAAAAGCCCAGGCCGTGTACTCCGCCGAAATCAAcaacgaggagaagggcGAACCGGCGCTGATCCTGGCGGCTGATACCGTCGTGGTGGATAATCTGTCGGGATCGATATTGGAGAAGCCGCGCTCGGAGGCCCAGCACATCGCTATGCTGAAGATGCTGCGCGATAATCGCATGCATAAGGTTTACACTGCGATGGTGGCGATGGCGCCGCTGGAGAGCGCGCGGCAGCCGGGGTATGCGCTTGAGACGCACATCGAGGAGACGGATGTGGTGTTTGATCGGGATGTGACGGATGATCTGATTGTGGCGTATGTGCGGACGAGGGAGGGGGCGGATAAGGCCGGGGGGTATGGGTTACAGGGGCTGGGGTCAATTCTTGTGGAGAGTATTCAGGGGAGCTGGGATAATGTTGTGGGTTTGCCGTTGAAGGCGGCTCTGAAGTTGATTGAGAAGGTGATGGCCAAGGCGGATGATGATAATGGGGACGAAATGTTGGAgggtgatgaggaagaggaggagtAA
- a CDS encoding CybS family protein, which translates to MASIARQSLLSRHSCLSAFRSPLVNKNVSQVVAFHASAKKQILPPLPQVIQGTMNDPAPIPKPHPSEGSYHWTFERLVSVGLIPLTIAPFAAGSLNPVMDSVLCALLVLHSHIGFHASIIDYFPKRRVPKTKTFLDWLLRAFTVTTAVGLYEFETNDVGITEAIKRVWKA; encoded by the exons ATGGCTTCGATTGCGCGCCAGTCCCTCCTTTCCAGGCACTCTTGCCTGTCTGCCTTCCGGTCGCCCTTGGTGAACAAGAACGTGTCGCAGGTTGTGGCTTTCCATGCTTCTGCGAAGAAGCAGATTCTacctcctctgcctc AGGTCATCCAGGGAACAA TGAACGACCCTGCTCCTATTCCCAAGCCTCACCCTTCAGAGGGTAGCTACCACTGGACATTCGAGAG ACTCGTCTCTGTCGGACTGATCCCTCTGACCATCGCTCCGTTCGCTGCCGGCTCCCTGAACCCTGTCATGGATTCCGTCCTCTGTGCCCTGCTGGTCCTCCACTCCCACATTGGTTTCCA TGCCTCTATCATCGACTACTTCCCCAAGCGCCGCGTCCCCAAGACCAAGACGTTCCTGGACTGGCTGCTGCGTGCTTTCACTGTTACCACCGCCGTCGGTCTGTACGAGTTCGAGACAAACGATGTTGGTATCACAGAGGCCATCAAGCGGGTGTGGAAGGCATAG
- a CDS encoding putative ubiquitin-conjugating enzyme: MLRLLSASCSASLKHATPSGIYMSITPGDPTLWSGVIFVRSGPYASAVLRFQLRFPDSYPELPPIVTFSTDVFHPLIVPLTTYTFSTGASTEDPVSATDEERLPPGGFSLRHGFPHWFGRARKTGRQSTGSSRPVSVNGRNAGEGETASTDGPSSPSSDQPTGAEGGQNLTKDKGTASDARKTVPVAVLLNYIRSTFDDENVLDSLPLEAAGNPSAWHAWKAHRRENSESATSNSKRGSPQARLPGDWHWDGIWAKRVQYEIEASHSDQMLFGNAARGATDEMIRFSRLDDSKLASIKEMIIPPIGEAHE, translated from the exons TTGGTCAGGCGTAATATTTGTGCGATCGG GCCCTTATGCCTCTGCTGTCCTCCGATTCCAGCTCCGATTTCCCGACTCCTATCCCGAGCTTCCACCCATCGTCACCTTTTCGACCGATGTTTTCCATCCTTTAATTGTACCCCTTACTACATATACCTTCAGCACTGGCGCCTCGACCGAAGACCCTGTTAGCGCGACGGATGAGGAGCGACTCCCCCCTGGTGGATTCAGTCTACGACATGGCTTCCCTCATTGGTTTGGGCGGGCACGGAAGACAGGACGACAGTCAACAGGCTCATCCAGGCCAGTGAGTGTGAATGGACGGAATGCTGGTGAAGGGGAGACGGCATCGACAGATGGTCCTTCGTCTCCTTCCTCAGATCAGCCCACTGGTGCAGAGGGAGGCCAGAATCTCACCAAGGACAAAGGAACTGCTTCGGACGCAAGGAAAACAGTACCGGTAGCAGTGCTGCTAAACTATATCCGATCGACCTTTGACGATGAGAACGTCCTTGACTCCTTGCCTCTCGAAGCTGCGGGAAACCCAAGTGCGTGGCACGCATGGAAGGCAcacagaagagaaaatagTGAATCGGCCACGAGCAATTCCAAACGAGGAAGTCCGCAGGCTCGGCTTCCTGGTGATTGGCATTGGGACGGTATTTGGGCGAAGCGTGTTCAATATGAAATTGAGGCGAGTCATTCGGATCAAATGTTGTTTGGAAATGCTGCTCGCGGTGCCACCGATGAGATG ATACGCTTTTCTCGTCTGGATGATTCCAAGTTGGCTTcgatcaaggagatgattATTCCTCCAATTGGGGAAGCACATGAATAG